The following are from one region of the Magallana gigas chromosome 6, xbMagGiga1.1, whole genome shotgun sequence genome:
- the LOC136276378 gene encoding uncharacterized protein: MLTGLSNDMQDIDGTRQTAVINNELLRQSVDIAALQETRLTDSGPITLVSVYAPTLTSPPETKDLFYEKLSSVIRNIPDKEQLILLGDFNARVGADNDSWPSCLGKFGVGKMNENGQRLLELCTYYNLCITNSFFMTKPQHKVSWRHPRSKHWHQLDLIIVRRSSIKCVLHTRSYHSADCDTDHSLVCCKIRMQPKKFHCSRKQGIPRINVSNMSQPKLTQKFAETFEQELEFIQKGTSTEERWGTLRDIIHSTALEAFGKRTTKTIDWFEAKSSVMIPAIESKRIALAKYKRTPSQKNLLSLRAARGKIQRMARLCANEYWQELSETIQTAAISGNARGMYDGIKRAIGPTQCKTVPLKSSSGVVLSHKNQQMERWVEHYTDLYSTQNTMTVSALDAIECLPTMDELYVEPTLEELSKAIDNLASGKAPGNDGIPPDLLKQCKSSPLSPLHKFYVSAGKMGACHKT; the protein is encoded by the exons ATGTTGACGGGACTTTCCAACGATATGCAGGATATAGACGGCACGCGCCAGACAGCAGTCATAAACAACGAACTCCTTCGACAAAGCGTAGATATCGCTGCTCTTCAGGAAACTAGGCTGACAGACTCTG GTCCAATCACCCTTGTAAGTGTTTATGCACCAACACTGACGTCACCTCCAGAAACAAAAGACCTGTTCTACGAGAAGCTGTCATCAGTCATAAGGAACATCCCTGACAAAGAGCAGCTCATTCTTTTGGGAGACTTCAACGCCAGAGTCGGTGCAGACAATGACTCGTGGCCATCATGCCTTGGTAAGTTCGGTGTAGGCAAAATGAACGAGAACGGCCAACGTTTGCTTGAACTATGCACTTACTACAACCTGTGCATAACTAACTCGTTCTTTATGACCAAACCTCAGCACAAAGTGTCTTGGAGACACCCCCGATCAAAACACTGGCACCAACTAGACCTCATCATAGTCCGACGTTCTTCTATAAAGTGTGTTCTACACACGCGTTCCTATCATAGCGCTGATTGCGATACTGACCACTCTTTAGTGTGCTGTAAAATTAGGATGCAACCAAAAAAATTCCACTGTTCACGGAAACAGGGCATTCCTCGCATCAACGTCAGCAACATGTCGCAACCCAAACTCACTCAGAAGTTTGCGGAAACCTTTGAGCAGGAACTGGAGTTCATACAAAAAGGGACCTCAACCGAGGAAAGGTGGGGAACCTTGAGGGACATCATACATAGCACTGCCCTGGAAGCCTTTGGTAAAAGAACAACAAAGACAATAGACTGGTTCGAGGCAAAGTCTTCTGTGATGATTCCTGCCATAGAATCCAAACGTATAGCTCTGGCAAAATATAAAAGAACACCAAGTCAGAAGAACCTTCTGTCGCTAAGAGCTGCCAGAGGCAAAATCCAGCGGATGGCTAGACTCTGTGCAAATGAATACTGGCAAGAACTCAGCGAGACCATCCAGACTGCCGCTATATCTGGTAACGCAAGAGGCATGTACGATGGTATTAAAAGAGCCATAGGACCAACTCAGTGCAAAACAGTCCCCCTCAAGTCATCATCTGGCGTAGTACTCTCACACAAAAACCAACAAATGGAGAGATGGGTTGAACACTACACAGATCTGTACTCTACTCAGAACACTATGACTGTCTCAGCCCTGGACGCCATTGAGTGCCTGCCAACCATGGATGAACTTTATGTAGAACCAACATTAGAAGAACTAAGTAAGGCTATTGACAACCTGGCCTCAGGAAAAGCTCCTGGTAACGATGGAATCCCTCCAGACTTGCTTAAACAGTGCAAGAGCTCCCCGTTGTCACCCCTTCATAAGTTCTATGTGAGTGCTGGGAAGATGGGAGCGTGCCACAAGACATGA
- the LOC136276605 gene encoding zinc finger protein 862-like isoform X1, translating to MHEDQRSPNYALILSVKWYKKQMEYDHHIIPNNFCIGYYCIFGMGKRKIEGSTEPNKISRLSSFGFTSSKAASLLNSDHAHSMSETPCSPPIKRGKFLESWKINRPWLRYDSTQNLMFCDICIRAQVTNVFTTGCDMFKKEAVTKHEKRTGDNSHAKATQATTISTAMVRARETALSKNKIAIISAMKNVYFAARNNMPNCLIPKLHELCIDQGASQLRDLAVDSRTTYTHNQSIQEFQQSIAGVIEDRLLDRVRESGFFSVMIDESSDVSVHQNLVLYIRYLSESLGRLDAKTSFMGIRQLASANSNSIREEVVKILSDKGLEISNLVGIATDGASVMTGCKAGVVKQLKDLSPSLLSTHCIAHRLALSCGGAADQIPYLVKFQEILNSLYKYFHNSPKNTAKLESIQSILNSSSLKMKEVFHTRWLSFEGAVDAVVKTYPSLLSVFLEEKSAKALSLHKPLSCYKFLYCAHFLSDVLKQLCFLCKQFQRSDIDFSSVNPLLHSTVSVLERLRDSKDGTVLSSFLQQAPSSPSVDSSGLCTFDFKGHCIRDSSKQRAEAVSACEKFVSGVIANLRDRFVSEGDGKVMSALCSIFDPSFISSTIPPSQETLTTLSDFLQKCSFSNSEDLCSEVVGFHEFVRHVGSSAGLASVKDIAQFSFRHSSVYPVVGYLGRRLLVLPVSTVDCERGFSRQNLIKTDLRNSLKIESLSNIMMIALEGPTSESFPFEDAFSKWASVKTRRIL from the exons ATGCACGAAGATCAACGTTCTCCAAATTATGCTTTAATTTTGTCGGTAAAATGGTATAAAAAGCAAATGGAATATGATCACCACATAATCCCCAATAACTTTTGCATAGGTTATTATTGCATTTTCGGCATGGGGAAACGCAAAATTGAGGGTTCAACTGAACCTAACAAAATATCTAGGCTATCATCATTTGGCTTCACGTCATCCAAAGCTGCCAGCTTATTAAATTCAGATCATGCTCACTCTATGTCTGAAACACCTTGTAGTCCTCCTATAAAACGTGGCAAATTTTTGGAGTCATGGAAAATTAATAGGCCTTGGTTAAGATATGACTCCACACAAAACCTCATGTTTTGTGACATTTGTATTAGGGCTCAAGTCACTAATGTGTTCACAACTGGTTGTGACATGTTCAAAAAAGAAGCTGTAACCAAACACGAAAAAAGAACAG gtGACAACAGTCATGCTAAAGCCACCCAGGCAACTACAATTTCAACGGCCATGGTTAGGGCAAGAGAAACTGCTTTATCCAAAAACAAAATTGCCATCATCTCCGCCATGAAAAATGTGTACTTTGCAGCTAGAAACAACATGCCCAATTGCTTGATTCCTAAACTCCATGAGTTATGCATAGACCAG ggtgcTTCTCAGCTGAGAGACCTTGCAGTTGATAGTCGCACAACTTACACTCACAATCAGTCGATACAGGAGTTTCAGCAGTCTATTGCAGGGGTTATTGAGGATAGGTTGTTAGACAGGGTTAGGGAATCAGGCTTCTTCAGTGTCATGATAGATGAGTCCTCTGATGTTTCAGTTCATCAAAACTTAGTGTTGTACATTAGGTACTTATCGGAGTCTTTGGGTAGGTTAGATGCAAAAACTTCCTTCATGGGTATTAGGCAGCTAGCCTCAGCAAATTCAAATAGCATTAGGGAAGAGGTTGTCAAGATTTTGTCAGATAAGGGCTTAGAAATTTCAAACCTTGTAGGCATAGCTACTGATGGGGCAAGTGTAATGACAGGTTGTAAGGCTGGTGTAGTTAAGCAGTTGAAGGATCTCTCCCCCTCTCTTCTCTCTACTCACTGTATTGCCCATAGGTTAGCCCTTAGTTGTGGTGGTGCTGCTGATCAGATTCCCTATCTTGTGAAGTTTCAGGAAATTCTCAACTCTCTTTACAAGTACTTTCACAACTCTCCTAAGAACACTGCCAAACTTGAGTCTATTCAATCCATTCTAAACTCTAGTTCTCTCAAGATGAAGGAGGTTTTTCACACTAGGTGGTTGAGTTTTGAAGGTGCTGTTGATGCTGTTGTCAAGACCTATCCCTCACTGCTATCTGTTTTCCTTGAGGAGAAGTCTGCTAAAGCTCTTAGCCTCCACAAGCCTCTCTCTTGCTACAAGTTTCTCTACTGTGCCCATTTCTTGTCTGATGTTCTTAAACAGCTATGTTTCCTTTGTAAACAGTTTCAGAGATCTGACATTGACTTCTCCTCTGTCAATCCTCTTCTGCATTCCACAGTTTCTGTTCTAGAGAGGTTAAGGGATTCTAAAGATGGAACTGTCCTGTCTTCTTTCCTACAGCAAGCTCCTTCTTCTCCATCTGTTGACTCCTCTGGACTCTGCACTTTTGATTTCAAAGGTCACTGTATTAGAGATAGTTCAAAACAGAGGGCTGAGGCTGTTTCAGCATGTGAGAAGTTTGTTTCAGGTGTCATTGCTAACTTAAGGGATAGGTTTGTTAGTGAAGGGGATGGTAAGGTCATGTCAGCTTTGTGTTCTATCTTTGATCCTTCTTTCATTTCTTCCACAATCCCTCCTTCTCAGGAGACTTTGACTACTCTGTCTGATTTCCTACAGAAGTGTTCTTTTTCAAATTCAGAGGATTTATGTTCTGAAGTAGTTGGGTTTCATGAATTTGTTAGGCATGTAGGTAGTAGTGCAGGATTGGCCTCAGTTAAGGATATAGCTCAGTTTAGTTTTAGGCATAGTTCAGTTTACCCAGTGGTAGGATATTTAGGTAGGAGACTGTTGGTTCTTCCTGTATCGACTGTTGACTGTGAGAGGGGCTTCTCCAGACAGAATCTCATCAAAACAGACCTGCGCAACTCATTGAAGATAGAGTCCCTATCCAACATTATGATGATAGCCCTAGAGGGACCCACATCAGAATCTTTCCCATTTGAGGATGCCTTCAGCAAGTGGGCCAGTGTGAAGACAAGAAGAATATTGTGA
- the LOC136276605 gene encoding zinc finger protein 862-like isoform X2 — MIIESITGDNSHAKATQATTISTAMVRARETALSKNKIAIISAMKNVYFAARNNMPNCLIPKLHELCIDQGASQLRDLAVDSRTTYTHNQSIQEFQQSIAGVIEDRLLDRVRESGFFSVMIDESSDVSVHQNLVLYIRYLSESLGRLDAKTSFMGIRQLASANSNSIREEVVKILSDKGLEISNLVGIATDGASVMTGCKAGVVKQLKDLSPSLLSTHCIAHRLALSCGGAADQIPYLVKFQEILNSLYKYFHNSPKNTAKLESIQSILNSSSLKMKEVFHTRWLSFEGAVDAVVKTYPSLLSVFLEEKSAKALSLHKPLSCYKFLYCAHFLSDVLKQLCFLCKQFQRSDIDFSSVNPLLHSTVSVLERLRDSKDGTVLSSFLQQAPSSPSVDSSGLCTFDFKGHCIRDSSKQRAEAVSACEKFVSGVIANLRDRFVSEGDGKVMSALCSIFDPSFISSTIPPSQETLTTLSDFLQKCSFSNSEDLCSEVVGFHEFVRHVGSSAGLASVKDIAQFSFRHSSVYPVVGYLGRRLLVLPVSTVDCERGFSRQNLIKTDLRNSLKIESLSNIMMIALEGPTSESFPFEDAFSKWASVKTRRIL; from the exons ATGATCATCGAGTCAATTACAG gtGACAACAGTCATGCTAAAGCCACCCAGGCAACTACAATTTCAACGGCCATGGTTAGGGCAAGAGAAACTGCTTTATCCAAAAACAAAATTGCCATCATCTCCGCCATGAAAAATGTGTACTTTGCAGCTAGAAACAACATGCCCAATTGCTTGATTCCTAAACTCCATGAGTTATGCATAGACCAG ggtgcTTCTCAGCTGAGAGACCTTGCAGTTGATAGTCGCACAACTTACACTCACAATCAGTCGATACAGGAGTTTCAGCAGTCTATTGCAGGGGTTATTGAGGATAGGTTGTTAGACAGGGTTAGGGAATCAGGCTTCTTCAGTGTCATGATAGATGAGTCCTCTGATGTTTCAGTTCATCAAAACTTAGTGTTGTACATTAGGTACTTATCGGAGTCTTTGGGTAGGTTAGATGCAAAAACTTCCTTCATGGGTATTAGGCAGCTAGCCTCAGCAAATTCAAATAGCATTAGGGAAGAGGTTGTCAAGATTTTGTCAGATAAGGGCTTAGAAATTTCAAACCTTGTAGGCATAGCTACTGATGGGGCAAGTGTAATGACAGGTTGTAAGGCTGGTGTAGTTAAGCAGTTGAAGGATCTCTCCCCCTCTCTTCTCTCTACTCACTGTATTGCCCATAGGTTAGCCCTTAGTTGTGGTGGTGCTGCTGATCAGATTCCCTATCTTGTGAAGTTTCAGGAAATTCTCAACTCTCTTTACAAGTACTTTCACAACTCTCCTAAGAACACTGCCAAACTTGAGTCTATTCAATCCATTCTAAACTCTAGTTCTCTCAAGATGAAGGAGGTTTTTCACACTAGGTGGTTGAGTTTTGAAGGTGCTGTTGATGCTGTTGTCAAGACCTATCCCTCACTGCTATCTGTTTTCCTTGAGGAGAAGTCTGCTAAAGCTCTTAGCCTCCACAAGCCTCTCTCTTGCTACAAGTTTCTCTACTGTGCCCATTTCTTGTCTGATGTTCTTAAACAGCTATGTTTCCTTTGTAAACAGTTTCAGAGATCTGACATTGACTTCTCCTCTGTCAATCCTCTTCTGCATTCCACAGTTTCTGTTCTAGAGAGGTTAAGGGATTCTAAAGATGGAACTGTCCTGTCTTCTTTCCTACAGCAAGCTCCTTCTTCTCCATCTGTTGACTCCTCTGGACTCTGCACTTTTGATTTCAAAGGTCACTGTATTAGAGATAGTTCAAAACAGAGGGCTGAGGCTGTTTCAGCATGTGAGAAGTTTGTTTCAGGTGTCATTGCTAACTTAAGGGATAGGTTTGTTAGTGAAGGGGATGGTAAGGTCATGTCAGCTTTGTGTTCTATCTTTGATCCTTCTTTCATTTCTTCCACAATCCCTCCTTCTCAGGAGACTTTGACTACTCTGTCTGATTTCCTACAGAAGTGTTCTTTTTCAAATTCAGAGGATTTATGTTCTGAAGTAGTTGGGTTTCATGAATTTGTTAGGCATGTAGGTAGTAGTGCAGGATTGGCCTCAGTTAAGGATATAGCTCAGTTTAGTTTTAGGCATAGTTCAGTTTACCCAGTGGTAGGATATTTAGGTAGGAGACTGTTGGTTCTTCCTGTATCGACTGTTGACTGTGAGAGGGGCTTCTCCAGACAGAATCTCATCAAAACAGACCTGCGCAACTCATTGAAGATAGAGTCCCTATCCAACATTATGATGATAGCCCTAGAGGGACCCACATCAGAATCTTTCCCATTTGAGGATGCCTTCAGCAAGTGGGCCAGTGTGAAGACAAGAAGAATATTGTGA
- the LOC136276605 gene encoding zinc finger protein 862-like isoform X3 produces MIDESSDVSVHQNLVLYIRYLSESLGRLDAKTSFMGIRQLASANSNSIREEVVKILSDKGLEISNLVGIATDGASVMTGCKAGVVKQLKDLSPSLLSTHCIAHRLALSCGGAADQIPYLVKFQEILNSLYKYFHNSPKNTAKLESIQSILNSSSLKMKEVFHTRWLSFEGAVDAVVKTYPSLLSVFLEEKSAKALSLHKPLSCYKFLYCAHFLSDVLKQLCFLCKQFQRSDIDFSSVNPLLHSTVSVLERLRDSKDGTVLSSFLQQAPSSPSVDSSGLCTFDFKGHCIRDSSKQRAEAVSACEKFVSGVIANLRDRFVSEGDGKVMSALCSIFDPSFISSTIPPSQETLTTLSDFLQKCSFSNSEDLCSEVVGFHEFVRHVGSSAGLASVKDIAQFSFRHSSVYPVVGYLGRRLLVLPVSTVDCERGFSRQNLIKTDLRNSLKIESLSNIMMIALEGPTSESFPFEDAFSKWASVKTRRIL; encoded by the coding sequence ATGATAGATGAGTCCTCTGATGTTTCAGTTCATCAAAACTTAGTGTTGTACATTAGGTACTTATCGGAGTCTTTGGGTAGGTTAGATGCAAAAACTTCCTTCATGGGTATTAGGCAGCTAGCCTCAGCAAATTCAAATAGCATTAGGGAAGAGGTTGTCAAGATTTTGTCAGATAAGGGCTTAGAAATTTCAAACCTTGTAGGCATAGCTACTGATGGGGCAAGTGTAATGACAGGTTGTAAGGCTGGTGTAGTTAAGCAGTTGAAGGATCTCTCCCCCTCTCTTCTCTCTACTCACTGTATTGCCCATAGGTTAGCCCTTAGTTGTGGTGGTGCTGCTGATCAGATTCCCTATCTTGTGAAGTTTCAGGAAATTCTCAACTCTCTTTACAAGTACTTTCACAACTCTCCTAAGAACACTGCCAAACTTGAGTCTATTCAATCCATTCTAAACTCTAGTTCTCTCAAGATGAAGGAGGTTTTTCACACTAGGTGGTTGAGTTTTGAAGGTGCTGTTGATGCTGTTGTCAAGACCTATCCCTCACTGCTATCTGTTTTCCTTGAGGAGAAGTCTGCTAAAGCTCTTAGCCTCCACAAGCCTCTCTCTTGCTACAAGTTTCTCTACTGTGCCCATTTCTTGTCTGATGTTCTTAAACAGCTATGTTTCCTTTGTAAACAGTTTCAGAGATCTGACATTGACTTCTCCTCTGTCAATCCTCTTCTGCATTCCACAGTTTCTGTTCTAGAGAGGTTAAGGGATTCTAAAGATGGAACTGTCCTGTCTTCTTTCCTACAGCAAGCTCCTTCTTCTCCATCTGTTGACTCCTCTGGACTCTGCACTTTTGATTTCAAAGGTCACTGTATTAGAGATAGTTCAAAACAGAGGGCTGAGGCTGTTTCAGCATGTGAGAAGTTTGTTTCAGGTGTCATTGCTAACTTAAGGGATAGGTTTGTTAGTGAAGGGGATGGTAAGGTCATGTCAGCTTTGTGTTCTATCTTTGATCCTTCTTTCATTTCTTCCACAATCCCTCCTTCTCAGGAGACTTTGACTACTCTGTCTGATTTCCTACAGAAGTGTTCTTTTTCAAATTCAGAGGATTTATGTTCTGAAGTAGTTGGGTTTCATGAATTTGTTAGGCATGTAGGTAGTAGTGCAGGATTGGCCTCAGTTAAGGATATAGCTCAGTTTAGTTTTAGGCATAGTTCAGTTTACCCAGTGGTAGGATATTTAGGTAGGAGACTGTTGGTTCTTCCTGTATCGACTGTTGACTGTGAGAGGGGCTTCTCCAGACAGAATCTCATCAAAACAGACCTGCGCAACTCATTGAAGATAGAGTCCCTATCCAACATTATGATGATAGCCCTAGAGGGACCCACATCAGAATCTTTCCCATTTGAGGATGCCTTCAGCAAGTGGGCCAGTGTGAAGACAAGAAGAATATTGTGA